DNA from Rhinatrema bivittatum chromosome 16, aRhiBiv1.1, whole genome shotgun sequence:
agaggctggcttcacagacaggggggagctgcctgaccctcactcctccggggtattgtgatcttcctgcacacagtgccctatccctgataccaggggtgttgtgatcttcctgcatgcagtgccctatccctattaataccaggagtgttgtgatcttcctgcatgcagtgccctatccctattaataccaggagtgttgtgatcttcctgcatgcagtgccctatccctgataccgggatgtgtgcaagaagatcacaacacccccggtatcaggaatagggcactgtgtgcaggaagatcacaacacccccattatcaggaatagggcactgtgtgcaggaagatcacaacacccctcgtattagggatagggcactgtgtgcaggaagatcacaacactcctggtattaatagggatagggcactgtgtgcaggaagatcacaatacccctggtatcagggttagggcacaagttctagtcacattgactgatcacattacttgttttgtcaagctaccaactgtttccatttcccatcccccatatactgtcagtaggaaacttggtaacatgaataaataagagggcagccaataggaatacatattcattcctaaactgaccttaactgacctgaaaagtgtcaaattgtatcattttcagttagtgcgcactaactcccagttagtgcgcactaactcccgttagtgcgcactaatcggaaaaaaacgatttttaaagattttttaactaaaaaatcgtgcctaagacgattttcttgccctgccacacgatttctatcgttaagacgatatggaaaacgattcacatccctactggttataCCTCCtgaatagcagaagtaaagatatgcgGCAGAAGGCCTGTCAAGTGTCAgagcgtgtaagtatttacgctcaCATCTCTTGGCTACGTTCCATaatgcccccgccccacccagatcatgcctacagcacacccctttttgaaatccaATGGGATGTGCGCGTAGCATGAGATATGCGCATCTCTGTGTATTTTAAAATTCAGAGGATGTGTGCAAGCCCAACTTGTATGTGCACCCCCCAATTGAAGTGTGCACcgggctttaaaaatctaccccaaagtcttATGCTGGTCTAATAAAAGGTATCCACAAATTCAACCCAATCCTATCACTGGTCAATATATTTCAACTTAACAGGTTTATGCCAAGTattatatgtaggcccctcactctcagGGTCTGTAAAATCccacagactcctaattaggtacgaggccaccttactttaattataacattttttgagattttctttttatatattaaaaCTTCCCTATGTCAGTCCAATTATTCAATAATCCACATCGCTTTCACAACTTGAACTCAaaaagatacgagaggaacaATCACTACTTATCTGTTCCAGTCTTGGTTGAtcacccgacacgcgcgtgtttcgaaccacaagttctgcttcagggggatttcCTTCTGTATCTGTCTCCTAGACGTACTTCCCAACTTCAGTGCTGCGATTTTGCATCTTCCATCAATAAAAGGTATGCATcttccataataaaataataaaaggtatgccAGCCATAACAGACCCTCTGGcctggttaaaaggggaggtgaaagaagctattttagccaaaagatcttcattcaaaaattggaagaagtatccaacagaagaaaataggataaagcataaacattggcaggttaaatgtaagacattgataagagaggctaagagataatttgaaaagaagttggctgtagaggcaaaaactcacagtaaatcctttttaaaatatatccaaagcagaaagcctgtgagggagtcagttgcaccattagatgatcgaggggttaaagggacacttagagaagataaggccatcgcggaaagattaaattatttctttgctttggtgtttactgaagaggatgctggggaggtacccataatggagaaggttttcatgggtaatgattcagatggactgaatcaaatcacggtgaacctagaagatgtggtaggcctgattgacaaactgaagagtagtaaatcacctggaccagatggtatacaccccagagttctgaaggaattaaaaatgaaatttcagacctattactaaaaatttgtaacctatcattaaaatcatccattgtacctgaagactggaggatagcaaatgtaaccccaatatttaaaaagggctccaggggcaatccgggaaactacagaccggtgagcctgtcttcagtaccaggaaaaatagtggaaagtattctaaacatcaaaatcacagaacatatagaaagacatggtttaatggaacaaagtcagcatggcttcacccagtgcaaatcttgcctcacaaatctgcttcacttttttgaaggagttaataagtggataaaggtgaaccggtagctgtagtatacctggattttcagaaggcgtttgacaaagttcctcatgagaggcttctaggaaaagtaaaaagtcatgggataggtggcgatgtcctttcgtggattacaagctggctaaaagacaggaaacagagagtaggattaaatggacaattttctcagtggaagggagtggacaatggagtgcctcagggatctgtattgggacccttacttttcaatatatttataaatgatctggaaagaaacacgacgagtgagataatcaaatttgcaaatgacacaaaattgttcagagtagttaaatcacaagctgattgtgataaattgcaggaagacattgtaagactggaaaattgggcatccaagtggcagatgaaatttaatgtggataagtgcaaattgatgcatatagggaaaaataacccatgctataattacacaatgttgggttccatattaggtgctacaacccaagaaagagatctaggcgtcatagtggataacacattgaaatcgtcggttcagtgtgctgcgccagacaaaaaagcaaacagaatgttgggaattattagaaagggaatggtgaataaaacggaaaatgtcataatgtctctgtatcgctccatggtgagaccgcaccttgaatactgtgtacaattaaggtcgccacatctcaaaaaagatataattgcgatggacaaagtacagagaagggctaccaaaatgataaggggaaaggaacaactcccctatgaggaaagactaaagaggttaggacttttcagcttggagaagagacaactgaggggggatatgatagagatgtttaaaatcatgagaggctagaacgggtagatgtgaaagcTACTAAGATATCCCTCCTGAACCAAGTTACTGCCTTCCCCAGACtgcaattttcttttaatttcttttttcagtcatgaatttattcatttttacatAATACAATAGACACGAACCAATTACAGCAAtaactacgtgagggattgtgtatgtgtgtgagagggattgggcatgcatgtgtgagggacagagggagagtatatgtgcaagagagagagaggaagcctatgtagggggctgtatgagagagagagtctctacccCCCCCCTGCTCTCCACATAGGTTAGAGTGTaaggggttgagtgtagagggaaatgggagagcaaaggagttggggcctctaaggatagagtgaaaggggtctgagtctgtccctccgccaccgaggaaggggggagggagttgggatggcaggaccattacgcctcacgAGATCCCCCTcagccaccgctgcagctcctaccaccgccgctgcctctggcccttcgtggtgctgggggggggggggcgggggaggagcggagcagagcaaagacgtaggaggagaggggacaaaaatctcgcctgttttaacgggcttaacggcttgtactaaatattttacgattccatttcaatgtttccgattgcattgttaaattgaattttcatagatttcgatttattttcattttgatttcattatttcgtgtgacattgcgttggaattgagctgtgtcgtttaccataccgttcatttagtgagaatagtttatgttttttcttttttcattctttttcatttctagaattatgcggtttacatctagacatggattgcttctcacatgcacaattatatgttgcgtgttctagagtcggcaaaccagacaatctctatatctgcacagacaatggaacaacaaaaaatcttgtatacccacaagcattgtgaaattaaacatattcgaaacgtgcgctttctcttttctttcttttccatttaaccagactgagccacagcaacgcgtggccgggtacagctagtagtTTATATTTGAGGAGAGGAAATGACTTCATAAAAACCCCTTAACACTAATTAATATCTGGTTGTGTATGTTTTTGTGTGCATTTGGAAAATCTAAGAGTTGTTTTTGCTGAGGGTATATCTGTCGTCTGGCCAGACTGGAACTAAccaggaaaagggccttttcagttGCCGGCCCTATTCTTTGGAATGGTCTTCCTGATTCTCTTCGTCTCACATCCTCTGTTCcacaattcaaaaaaatgtttaaaatgtatcTATTTCAGAAAGCTTATAGTTCATTAACCAGTTCATAACCCTGGTATCATCATCATTTTGTTCTACTCCTTACcatcataaaataatattttcaccTTTTCACATTTCAATATTTTACTGATTTGATGCATCTTTatagtttttattatttgttttaagtgtTTATGTTGTATATTGTTAATTTTTATCCAATGTTTTGGTGGCTTAATTTATGGAAATTTGTgtatgttttctgtaaaccgttttgattaattctttgaattgtaaaggaagtatataaaacattaaaacattaaacattaaaacataTGCATTTTTGTGAGTGCTCATGCAGCTTTTCTGAAGGGATTGTGCACACAATACATATCACACTTCAGCAAAGGTGGACCCAGGAGCAGAGTGGGAGAAGCAGCAGGAGTCCGAGTCTTTCCTCTCACTGCCACTGTCACCAAATGATGAGAAGCGGGAGTCTGCGGTGCCGCTTTTCCCACTGTCTTCAGAAAGTTGAAGGAGCAGTGGGAGTTTTGGCACCGCTGCCAGTGTTGCTGGAAATGTCCCATGGAGCCACAAAGATGTTGTCAGAAGTGACTGCAGTAGCAGGGGAAGGACAGAGAAAAGGCAACAGGTGAGTGATGTGAAACACACCATGCAATAACTATGGCACATTTAGTTTAACTTGGAGTCCAGTAttcaaaaaaaccaaactgagCTTATACATTTAGAGCCCTAACTTAGATGCTTAATTTTTCAGCTAAACATTCATGTACATTTAGGTCTACTATTTATTTGGCTATGTTTATGGTCCTAAATTAGGTACCTATTGCTTCACATTTGTATTAAACTCATAATGATGTTTACACCCTCTAAAGCCACCCATGTCGCCACCAAATCTTAGGCACCTAAACATACATGCCTTGTAAAACTAGGAGCTTAAATTTAGGTACTCAGcattaatacattttcaaatgggcAATTTAGGGGCCTAATTCTAAGAGTTGTTACTCAGAATCTGGTATGGCAAATTTTCTCAATTCAAACTGTTGAAaacaaaatctaccccaataattAATGTCCAGGGGACATGAAGCATGAAAGCTTAATTAGAATGTCGGTAATTATGCGTTATGAATTCCCTCCCTGAAGGGACAGATAACAGTGCTACAAATATGCAGTTATTTGTAGATAAAAAGCAAAATGTTTGTGCTTCCAGGTTTTCCATTAGTTGGAGGATTCTTGGTAGCTCATGATGTATTTTATGGGATCAAGAATAAAGATGGTGTAGTAcatgaaattgtgagaccacataggtttcttctttaaaaaggTACCAAAGCCAACAAGAGGACAATGAAGAAAATTTGTAGAAGCCATTCTATCACAGGTACAAAATACATTTTCCCCTTATTTTTCATTGGTTGGCGGGATTATTTGCAGAGCGTGATGAGTTTGATTGGAACAACATCAACAGAATGCAAATGTTTTACAAATGATTATGTAAGAGATGAAGTTTTGATAACACCACACAGGTTCGTTCTTCAGGTTATAACTGGGGATAACAAAAGACAGCAAGCCCCTTAAAAAGGCATTAAATTGCTTGGAAATAAATCAAGGCTGAGATTCAAATTAATACATGAATTGCAAAGAATCAAATCCAAAAGATCTCAGATTGGACATGATCAGTAGGAAAGAACATGAAATCAATGGAAAGAGATGCATAAAGTAGAAAGAGATTTAAAGATGGGTAAACTGATCTATAAGTTAATGAGAGAAGAATGGGATAGAATTTATTGGGCAAGGATGAGTGACGATGGGAGGCCAGATTTTCTGTAGCTTTAATGGTTTCAAGTGAGCTAACCTGTTTTATGAATTTAGAATGTTTCAACTCATCCCAACCTAGATTTCACTTGAGTTGCTCCCATTCTAGGTTGTATTAACTGAGAAATAATCCTGCCAGGACTGAAAACCTGGATTTCCTGATGGAAGGTGTTATAATGTGTAAAGACAGAATAAAAGTCAAGGCAAGGTTTCTGTTAGGTTTCTAGTACTGAAAATGCATGCAACCTAATGCCTCCCCTTCAGGCATCCACCTATCCAGAAGTGGCTTGAAGTCtgaaagctagccagataactttttcaggctaactttaggacaactcttTGGTGCAACGAGttagataaattatctggctaactctcaATACTGGAGTTAGCAATATAACTTAGTTGACTAATTTAACTTTTCACAGAAATGCCCCCAGAATACCCCTACATTATTCAGATacatttttagccagataatgagttaTTTGGCTACAGTTTAGCTGGAAAAGtgctcaaaatattcaaaagtcagcatttggCCGGATAACATGTGAGCTATCctgctaaatgcctctgaatatagaATTCTATGattctaaatttaggaactcagcccTATTACATTTTAAAAGGGCCCATTTAGGAATCTGACTCTCATAATAGCAAGGATGCTGTTTTCAATGAGAAGTGAGTATTATACTACAGAGACCTTGGAATAAGAGACAGAATAATGCACTTCAGTATGAAAGAGTAAGATGGAAATCAAACCTGGACCCTTTGAATAAACTATTCTAGTATGAGTATTGTCAGAAACATGGAGAGCCATTAACTTAAGTTAATAAATTTTAAGAACAAGCTAGAAAGAAGAAAACATATCATTTTACAACTAGATTAATATGTGCCATGAGTTGGAGAAGTGGGCCTAGGTCCTGGCAGGCAAAACTGAAGCAACATAAGACAAGGGCAAAGTGTAGAAACAGTCCAAGTCCAGGGCAGATAGATAGCGCATAAGTGGACATCTGGACCGAGATTGAAGTAGTCAGTGAACATGCAGAAGCTGAGAGACAAGtgaaagtcagggcaggcagcaatcaggcaaggTTAAAATCAATTTCAAGACTGAAGAGGCTGACGGGAAGTGGGAACAGACAGGGCAAAAAGGCAAGGATGAGGCAAGGGTAATGCGAGTCAGGAACCGGAGTCAAAGGCAGGAACTAGAGACAAGGGCAGGAACAGCAGGCAAGAGAGGATCATGGCAAGGCAAAACACACTGCAGGCAAGGACACAGCTAGTGACCTGTTACTGAGCAGCTGGCTGGTAGCAAAGGATTTCCTTATATATTATGACAgaatgtgatgtcatcaagaagcGCCCTAGGAAATTCTGGTAGTGGGGCCTATAAGAGGTAGTCCTGATGGCAGGAAGTAGGATGCTGCATGGTGCAAGATGCTATGCCAGGCATGCTGGGAGGTAAGGGTATTACAATAAGTAATCCAACATCCTAAGGGAATGAGAATACTTACACTATTATAAGTTCAATATGTGGATTAGATAAACAGTAAAATTGTTTCATTGGGTTATACTCAAAAGGCAAGGAGGCATAATTTGAAGATACAAAAGTTGGACAAGTCAGATATCCTACCTGGGGACAATTTTGAATAGCCCATATTAGTGCAGGCAATTTTGTATCTATGCACTTTTGCAGCTAATTATCAAAAGAACACTAAATGGGTAATTTCCTTTTGATAATTACCCACATGATCCACGTGCCAAATTCTGCATATGTATTTTTGCGATGGATCGGGGTAGTTTGTAAGTTTGAAAATCCACATCTTTGCATGCTATATACTCCCCACACCTAAACGTGTTATTGAGAATGCCTCttagtttataaaataaatgttttctttgtttcaaaATTTTGAGGAAAAGAatagtcaataaataaataaaaacaacagcAATACATAAATATGAAAGTATTATAGCTTAGCATATATTAAttccaaaaatgaaagaaaataaactcTCCAAACTGAGTTGAAGTATATCGCATCTTTTTTGTAAACTTCTTAAATCATTTGTTCTTCTTTCCTTAAATGAAATCAAGGAATGGTTTCCATCATCCCAACAATTCTGGTCCAGGAACTTATGGTCACTGTGTATTATATTTGTTTCTGTGTGTTTGATAACATGAAAGTTTCATTCTGTTTCCCATCTTGAACAATGGAGAGCATTGGCTACCAATcttttaagtgaaaaaaaataaacatttagtaACTCACGCACTACAAAGGAAACAGAAAGCCAAACAGATATGGCCCCTCCCACTGTGGTCCATGCCAGCCCTGTCTCCCCTTTGCTCCTGCTGTAGTGGTCTATCAATGCTGAAAGGGACAGCCGCAATCCCCACTCACTACTGCCTCAATGGATTCTCTTTAATAATGCTGCTAGTTGTGGAAAGCTTGTTTTGAGGCAGTATTACGTTACAGACACAATACTTTATGGTCGAAAAACAATATGGCGCCAACTGGTACCATTTTTTTAGAAGACCTAGAAGGGCATGAGTGATTGGGGCCTTTTAGGCTTCATAAATCACCAAGGAATGTATAAGGGGGTGGAGAAGGCcttgtttttaaacatttcttggCAAATAGTACACATTATTATTAGAAGGCATACAGTATTTGGCAAACTGAAAGTAGGGATTCAGTTAATTTGAAAGAAACCAAATTGAAAATGAACATTTTAGTTTCAGATTATACATTTGctccaaatgaatgcacatccctattttgttGTTCAGCTTTATATTTTTCTGATATggggatgaccagaactgaatacagttcCCAAGGCTGCACCATAGATCTATAAAGAGACAATTTTAGTctccatttcattttaaaaataaaactattaatATAATATGTCAAAACAGTTTTTTAAATAACATCTTTAATGGCTCTATTTCCTTTctccattcattttttaaaagggtACTGATGACATCCGTTGTTACATCTCTGGGAAAATTGGAGATGGTGGTGGAATGACATCCCCACTGCGAATTCTCCCTTTTGCTTTTATCCAGTTGGCTTGGAGGATTCTGAATCCCAGAATGCTTGATAAAATGTGAGTATCTGGTTTGAGCCTGGTTGCACCTTGAAGGCCTTAGCAGAGAGTAGAGAGCATACCACATTGTTTTATGCGCACTTGTGAAAAGATATGTCATTCCCTTATTTAAAATGCTGGTCTAATAAAATGCAAGCTATAATAGTCCCTGCTTTCCTGTGAAgcaatatatgtatttattagaCTCCAGCACTGGTTGAGAAATACATGAATAAACTTGTGTACTCCATGTCCATTTCAGATTAAAACGTGAAGAAATGGCACAGGAAAATCAGACCCGTGCAATAAGTGGATTTATCCTTTTGGGATTCTCGGATCTCTCTCTGCAGATGCAGCAATTCATTTTTGTGCTTTTGTTTCTCATCTACACCCTTGCAGTGATGGGAAACCTGCTCGTCTTTACTATCCTCACAGTGGAGTCCGTCCTCCATACCCCCATGTACTTCTTTCTCAGGAATTTGTCCTTCTTAGAGATCTGTTTTACGACAGTTTCAGCCCCCAGAACACTAGTGGTCCTCTTGGCTGAGGACAGAAGCATCTCATTCCTTGGATGCgccttgcaaatgtattttttCAACTTTTTGGGCAGTGAGGAATGCGTGCTTCTTGCTTTTATGGCATATGATCGCTATGTCGCAATATGTAACCCCTTGCGTTACTCCATTGTCATGAGCAACAAAAGGTGTGTACATATAGCAGTGGGTTCCTGGATTATGAGTATTATGTTGCAGTTTGGACAGGTCACTTTTATATTAAGTTTACCTTTCTGTAGGTCTAAGTTAATCCATCATTTCTTCTGTGATATGTTACCCATATTGAGGTTGTCTTGTACAGATATTTATGTCAATAACATTCTCAGGTTTGCTGCAGCTGTGCTTTTCCTGCTCATACCATTCCTGGTCATTCTCTCCTCATATATTTACATTATCTCCACCGTGCTGAGGATGCATTCCACAGATGGGAGAAGCAAGGCCTTCTCAACCTGCTCCTCTCACCTTGCTGTGGTTACCTTATTCTTTGGGACTACCATGCTTGCATATTTTCAGCAAAGCACAGACTCTGCAAATGAGAGAATTGTTgcctttatttattgctttgtcAATCCTATGTTAAACCCAATTATCTACAGCCTGAGGAGCAAAGAGGTGAAAGGGGCCCTGAGgagaaaaatgtgggagaaaaTGTCTCTCTTCAGGGTGTGATACCTTCTGTTCGGCTAACAAAATAATTAACTATTCAAAGATGTTACTAGCTTGTGAGATCACATAGGTCCTTTCCTAAGATGATTATTTTTCATTTGACATTGTGATTCCTGGTGGTTTcggcctgcttttttttttctttttggacttCTGGAACCTGAGGGGCAGGTGGTGAACTCTGGATCCTTCAAGAACCCAGTTAACATGGATCCTAAATCTAGCCACGAGATGTCACCATTGCATGATGACTGAGGCTCCCTACTGCCCCAGAAGCTTTGAATCCATCAGCATGTTTGAATTTTTCTGTTAAATTTTAGTccagttttaaaaaatacaaaactaaatTATAGCTAATTTAAGCAAATGTGATCTAGAGAACTTATACTTCTTCAGGTTAGAAGCTGGGAGCATTTGCTACTGAATTCCAGCTTTGTTCAGAACACCTTGCTCAGGTCTCATCCATTTTTTCCAAATGGAGGTAGGGTTTGAATTATCATGTAAATTGTGCCGTGTTGCTTCAAAAtatgcaagccatgttatttgattcCAAGTTTGTTCTCTTCCTAAAGGATAATCAGGACACTGGGTGGCATCTGAATGCTCCCAGGACTATGccttaaaatggaaaataagCCCTAATTAACATCTATCTCAAATGTGAGAGACATCCCCTGTCCCACCCATCCAACCACTTCTGGAGGCAGATGATGTTtcctaaaaaaatgtataaactttAGACCCCCCCCAGCACAAGCCCTGCTCTTAGCTCCCAAATACTGTACTTCTTCTTTGACAAAAATTCACCCCCATGGAAGACATCCCTACCCCAGTCTAGCCCCCATCCACACCCTAATTGGATTTACCACTCTTACCTCGGTGGTCTAGTGAAGGATGGGAGTCCCAGCCTGGCCAGTAACTTTCCTTTGTCCCATCATGTATCTAGAGCCTAGGGAATGGGCTGAGCCCTCCCATGGACCACGAAGGTAAATTTGGTATTTCAGATGGATGTGGCTGATGATTGATTGACAGAGGGGAGGGTTTGGGAGTTGGGGTGGGACTTGCGCCTTTGGGTTGTAAAGTTAAAACCTTTTTTTAGGAACATTGGCCTCCAGGATGGGCAGGAGTTTTCCAGAGACTGCTAGGGTCTTTGCAacacttgggggtggggggcttgGGGGTTACTCCAGACTGATCTATCCCTCTAAGACATGACAACCCCAAAAGTTGGAACTGCCATTGTGCAACATTTGAAGGGACAGCTAGACCAGGGTTTATTTCCTGGAAAAAAATTGCAGCTTTTAAGTAGCACAGCATAGTAAACCCCATGGTTTGCTTCTTGATAACATGGTGCTGAAGAATATTATAGAAGGGATAAACAGCAAAACCTCTTTAGCATTCATTATTTCAACTTCCAGGAGTCATTACATATTGCTTTTCATTTATAGCCAGCGAAGGATGCAAGATCAATAATTGTCACACACTCAGTGCATGCCAGAATACTTTTTTGGGATCTGTATAGATTTGAAATGCTAAATAATCATGGTAGGGATTTTCATAGCTAAAGTGAATCTTcatcagtcttttttttaaatctatattccactttttgacacttcaaagtggattacattcaggtactggaggtgcTCTTCATTTGTCCTACCCTCACTCTTCACTTATGAATATGTGAATAAAGCTTTAATTATAAGCCATTTTGTGTTCTCTTCTGGTGCTCCATTGCTGTATACTACATTGAACAAAGTAAATCTGATGTATACAGTGTCTGatacaataaaatgtaaatttttaataatgcagctaaaagataaaatatgtaaatattttcCAACCTGCATAGAGCAATCTCATAGTCAATCACAAAAGAGTCTGTGCAATAAATGTTAAGTCCCACGTGTTCACACTACAAATAGTCCAATGTGCAATGAGGCCTTACCATGCATTTTAAAGTGGTCTGGGAAAACGCTAGCATCAATATTCTAAAATTAGTTTGTCCATACATGCAAATGAAGGAATATAATATGCAAATGAGACAGCGCGAACAAGGTAAAAAACATTGGTATGAGCGTCCTCCGTGCTTTGTACCAAGTCCTTGTTAATTGCTCAACTCAGTTTGGTGTTAACTTACTTTTCAGAGGGTTTAGCTGATCGGAAATGCAGAGCCTGTGAGAAAGTAACCCACTATTTGGGCTTTAATGATTTTCTAAATCATTAAAGCCCAAATAGTGGGTTACATATATGCACAAAAAAGTATGGACTGATGAATAATTATAACCCTGTCAACCAGTTGATGGAACATGGTTCATGTTCTAAAAGATGAAAAAGGGTAGTATGATGGTCCCAAATCTCTAAAATAACTATTTATGAAAAAATTCTTTATATTTTATGTCTTGGCAATACTTGTTTTGTTACATCAGAATTTTTCGTTACTGCCGTCTATTGGGCTTTTTTTTGTGTGAttagctattttaaaatatgcatggaaatatgcacacatgttataaaataggctggttccatgcacatatgcatgcaattttaagtgtgtgcatgccaggtatTTCTATCGCATAAGTTGGGGTATTTTAAAATTGGAGCGCATCCACAGCATGATCAGCTTCACCAGTTCgttcaccagttctcccagtctagAGAGAGGTTCTCCAAACCCCCCTGATTTAATACCCTGTAATCCCCGGTTATACCTCCtgaatagcagaagtaaagatatgcgGTAGAAGGCCTGTCAAGTGTCagggcgtgtaagtatttacgctcaCATCTCTTGGCTACGTTCCATaatgcccccgccccacccagatcatgcctacggcacacccctttttgaaatccaATGGGATGTGAGCGTAGTGTGAGATATGCGCTActgtgtggcttttaaaattcggtggatGTGTGTAAGCCCAACTTGTGTGTGCATCCCCCAATTGAAGGGTGCACcgggctttaaaaatc
Protein-coding regions in this window:
- the LOC115077242 gene encoding olfactory receptor 10A7-like, producing the protein MAQENQTRAISGFILLGFSDLSLQMQQFIFVLLFLIYTLAVMGNLLVFTILTVESVLHTPMYFFLRNLSFLEICFTTVSAPRTLVVLLAEDRSISFLGCALQMYFFNFLGSEECVLLAFMAYDRYVAICNPLRYSIVMSNKRCVHIAVGSWIMSIMLQFGQVTFILSLPFCRSKLIHHFFCDMLPILRLSCTDIYVNNILRFAAAVLFLLIPFLVILSSYIYIISTVLRMHSTDGRSKAFSTCSSHLAVVTLFFGTTMLAYFQQSTDSANERIVAFIYCFVNPMLNPIIYSLRSKEVKGALRRKMWEKMSLFRV